The DNA sequence CCAGGCCAAGCCTGGGGAGAGGGGATGCGATGATGAGGTAACGAATCAGCAGCGGAAACTCTTCGTAGATGCCCAGCGGGCACGCCTTGCGGCGAAGCCCGTCCGGTAAAGGTTGATCACCAACCGGTAGCGAGTCTTGCGCGAGTCCGATCGTGAGGTCGGCCGCGAAGCGTAGACAGCGAACACGCGGGCCGCGTGATCGAGCCCCGTAAGAGGTACGCATGTGGCGGCGGACGCTGTCGAAATAGCGGAACGCAACACCGAAGCGCCCGAGGATCATGGGCGCCGAGGCACCACCGGGGTCGTAGAGCGGGGCACGCGTGTGAGGGCATCCCAGGAACCTGGGAGGTCTCGCCCCCTCCTCGTGAGAAGCGGAACATCGGGCTCTCCGCATGACAAACCCGAGGCCTGCGCGAGACGCTCGTCGAGCGCGCAGGAGCCCAAGCGGAACACGAACACGACGAGCACGCGAGGTACCGGTTCGCGAAGGCAACGAAGCGACCGGGACGGGCGGGTGAGAAGTCGGAGTCGCGCATGGTACCGAGGAAGCCGGGGAACTCGCCCCACGAGGACCGGGTCGAGGGAAGGCGCGACCGGAATCATGGAACCGAGTGAGGGATCGATGGCAGAGACACTGAGCTCTGGAAACGTCTCAACGAAACTCGCGCGGGTAGCGGACTTGGCGAGGGAGCACCCCGAGCGCGTCTTCATGTCGCTTCACCACGTCATCGACGTGGAGTGGCTGCGTGAGGCGCATCGGCGCACCCGGAAGGACGCAGCGGCGGGCGTGGATGGGCAAACGGCGGAGGAGTACGGGCGCGATCTCGAGAAGAACCTCGAGGCCCTGCTTGCGCGCTTCCGCACGGGCACCTACCGGGCACCGCCGGTGCGACGTGTGCACATCCCGAAGGGCGATGGGCGCACGCGCCCCATCGGCATACCGACGTTCGAGGACAAGATCCTCCAGCGCGCGGTCGCGATGGTGCTCGAAGCCGTATACGAGCAGGACTTCCATCCGGGCTCGTACGGCTTTCGACCGGGGCGCAGCGCGCATCGAGCGCTGCAAGCGCTGTGGGAGAGCGTCATGTCGATGGGAGGCGGATGGGTGTTGGAAGTCGACATCCGAAGCTTCTTCGACACGCTCGACCACGGCGTGCTCCGAAGCTTCCTCGACAAGCGGGTCACGGACGGCGTGCTGCGCCGTGCGATCGACAAGTGGCTGAAAGCGGGAGTGCTCGAATCCGGCGCGGTGACGCGGTCGGACGAAGGCACGCCGCAAGGAGGAGTGATCTCACCGCTCCTCGCGAACGTGTACCTCCACGAAGTGCTCGACCGGTGGTTCGAGGCGGACGTGAAGCCGCGGCTGCGAGGCCGTGCGCAACTCATTCGCTATGCGGACGACTTCGTCATCGTCTTCGAGGACGAAACCGACGCGAGGCGCGTGTTCGACGTGCTCCCGAAGCGATTCGGGAAGCACGGCCTCACGCTTCACCCCGACAAGACGCGCCTCGTGCGTTTCACGAAGCCGCGTCATGGCGGGAGAGCAGGCGATGACGAGCCGGAGAGCTTCGACCTCCTCGGCTTCAATCATCACTGGGGCCTCTCCAAGAAGGGGAACTGGGTGGTGCAACGAAGCACGGCGAAGGCGCGCCTCACCCGCGCGCTCGCATCCGTGCGGTCGTGGTGCCGGGATAACCGGCACCTGCCTTTGGCTGTACAATGCAAAGAGCTCGGGCAGAAAATGCGCGGGCACTACGCCTACTATGGCATCACGGGCAACCTCGCAGGACTCGAGCGCTTCGCGCGCGAGGTCCGATCGGTCTGGAGAAAGTGGCTCGCGCGACGTTCGCAGCGCGCCGCGATCACCTGGGACCGATTCAACGCGATGTCGACGCGCTTCCCACTCCCACGACCACGGGTCGTGCACAGCGCATCATTGATTCGAAGTTGCTCTCGACCCTTGCCGGCGTAAGGGGCTCGAACAACTAATCCTGGAGTTCGCACCTGCCCGAAGGCAGGCCGTACGGTTGTCGTCGTACATGCTTCCGGAGGCAGAGAGTCACAATCGAGCACCGTGACGATGCATGTAGACACCACGGATCGTGATTTCGACGTGCGTTCGGCGGGCCCCAGACGTCCGTGGTCGGGGTCGATCGTTCATGTTGTTCGTCGCTCACTCGAGGAGGGGCTGGGCCATCGAAGCCATCGCGAGCAGCGGGCGGCGC is a window from the Pseudomonadota bacterium genome containing:
- the ltrA gene encoding group II intron reverse transcriptase/maturase; the encoded protein is MAETLSSGNVSTKLARVADLAREHPERVFMSLHHVIDVEWLREAHRRTRKDAAAGVDGQTAEEYGRDLEKNLEALLARFRTGTYRAPPVRRVHIPKGDGRTRPIGIPTFEDKILQRAVAMVLEAVYEQDFHPGSYGFRPGRSAHRALQALWESVMSMGGGWVLEVDIRSFFDTLDHGVLRSFLDKRVTDGVLRRAIDKWLKAGVLESGAVTRSDEGTPQGGVISPLLANVYLHEVLDRWFEADVKPRLRGRAQLIRYADDFVIVFEDETDARRVFDVLPKRFGKHGLTLHPDKTRLVRFTKPRHGGRAGDDEPESFDLLGFNHHWGLSKKGNWVVQRSTAKARLTRALASVRSWCRDNRHLPLAVQCKELGQKMRGHYAYYGITGNLAGLERFAREVRSVWRKWLARRSQRAAITWDRFNAMSTRFPLPRPRVVHSASLIRSCSRPLPA